One stretch of Prosthecobacter debontii DNA includes these proteins:
- a CDS encoding sugar phosphate isomerase/epimerase family protein — MPDRRSFLKNAALVGSSIAFAGSPAFAATSRQRTNKLCFFTKHLQGLGYEDIASLAVEMGVDGVESPIRPKGHIEPEAVEVELPKYVEALKKQGLELTVMTSGINEVSAEQHTEKVLRTAAALGVKRYRMNYFKYDLTKPIWPQLQDLRPKIKDLVQLSSEIGIQPLFQNHSGKDYVAAPIWDMYSIMREYDPKQFGFLFDIFHATLEGGYSWQTNAKLTEDHWGGVYFKDFQWKGRKGENCPLGQGQVSPDFAKMLVKNNFAGPISLHLEYLKGDATSPAVLKEFREAHQRDLKVLKEWMNWA; from the coding sequence ATGCCTGACCGCCGTTCCTTCCTGAAAAACGCTGCTCTTGTGGGTAGCTCCATCGCCTTTGCTGGCAGCCCAGCTTTCGCAGCCACTTCGCGCCAGCGGACCAATAAGCTGTGTTTCTTCACCAAGCATCTGCAAGGACTGGGGTATGAAGATATCGCCAGTCTCGCGGTCGAGATGGGAGTGGACGGCGTCGAGTCGCCAATTCGACCCAAGGGTCACATCGAGCCTGAAGCGGTGGAGGTGGAGTTGCCTAAGTACGTGGAAGCGCTGAAGAAACAGGGGCTGGAGCTCACCGTCATGACCTCCGGTATCAATGAAGTCAGTGCCGAGCAACACACGGAAAAAGTCCTGCGCACCGCAGCCGCTCTCGGTGTGAAGCGCTACCGGATGAACTACTTCAAATACGACCTGACCAAGCCCATCTGGCCGCAGTTGCAGGATCTCCGTCCGAAAATCAAAGATCTCGTCCAGCTCAGTTCTGAAATCGGCATCCAACCCCTGTTCCAGAACCACTCAGGCAAGGACTATGTGGCCGCACCGATCTGGGACATGTATTCCATCATGCGGGAGTATGATCCGAAGCAGTTCGGCTTCCTCTTCGATATCTTCCACGCGACTCTTGAGGGCGGCTATTCTTGGCAGACAAACGCCAAACTCACCGAGGACCACTGGGGCGGTGTCTATTTCAAAGACTTCCAGTGGAAAGGCCGCAAAGGCGAAAACTGCCCACTCGGTCAGGGGCAGGTCAGCCCGGACTTCGCTAAGATGCTGGTGAAAAACAATTTCGCCGGTCCTATCTCCCTGCACCTGGAGTATCTGAAGGGGGATGCCACCTCGCCTGCGGTGCTCAAGGAATTCCGTGAGGCTCACCAGCGGGATCTCAAGGTGCTCAAGGAGTGGATGAACTGGGCGTGA
- the lpdA gene encoding dihydrolipoyl dehydrogenase, whose product MNYDLIVIGGGPAGYVGAIRAAQLGKKVACVENDRAGGTCLNWGCIPTKALLKNAELYHTISHRADEFGLKVEGLSYDWSKVIGRSRGVSDKLNKGIEFLFKKNKVDYLKGTASIPAAGKVEVTAADGAKTTYDTANILIATGAKSRDMPGFPFNGNTVIGSREALTLEKQPKSVIVIGAGAIGIEFAYFFNAYGTKVTVVEMLPDILPVEDTEVSKTLEKSLTKAGIRILTNTKVTGTSEDGNGVKITVEGAANETLEADIALVAIGVKPVLPGGIELKLTERGWLQTDDTYQTSVKGIYGAGDIIGPPWLAHVASYEAVQCVEGMFTKHKPKKVGVFPGCTYCHPQVASIGLTERAAKEKGLKFKVGKFPYVASGKALAAAEPEGFVKILYGEPHGEIIGAHIIGSESTEMIAEIGLAMNLEATWDEIEATIHAHPTLSEMVKEATEVAKGHPIHV is encoded by the coding sequence ATGAACTACGACCTCATCGTCATCGGCGGCGGGCCTGCGGGCTACGTCGGAGCCATTCGCGCAGCACAACTCGGTAAAAAAGTGGCATGTGTGGAAAATGACCGTGCAGGCGGCACCTGCTTGAACTGGGGCTGTATCCCCACCAAAGCCCTGCTGAAGAACGCCGAGCTGTATCACACCATCTCCCATCGTGCCGATGAGTTCGGTCTCAAGGTGGAAGGTCTGAGCTACGACTGGTCCAAGGTGATCGGCCGCAGCCGTGGCGTCTCCGATAAGCTCAACAAGGGCATCGAGTTCCTCTTCAAAAAGAACAAGGTGGACTACCTCAAAGGAACTGCCAGCATCCCTGCTGCCGGTAAAGTGGAAGTGACCGCTGCCGATGGTGCCAAGACCACCTACGACACCGCGAACATCCTGATCGCTACGGGTGCCAAGAGCCGCGACATGCCCGGCTTCCCCTTCAACGGCAACACCGTCATCGGGAGCCGTGAGGCCCTGACGCTGGAGAAACAGCCGAAGAGCGTGATCGTCATCGGCGCGGGTGCCATCGGCATCGAGTTCGCTTACTTCTTCAATGCCTACGGCACCAAAGTGACCGTGGTGGAAATGCTGCCCGACATCCTGCCGGTGGAAGACACCGAGGTCAGCAAGACCCTGGAAAAGAGCCTGACCAAGGCGGGCATCCGTATCCTGACCAATACGAAGGTCACGGGCACCTCCGAGGACGGTAACGGTGTCAAGATCACCGTGGAAGGCGCTGCCAATGAGACGCTCGAGGCAGACATCGCCCTCGTCGCCATCGGCGTGAAGCCCGTGCTGCCCGGCGGCATCGAGCTGAAACTGACCGAGCGCGGCTGGCTACAGACCGACGACACTTACCAGACCAGCGTCAAAGGCATCTACGGTGCCGGTGACATCATCGGGCCACCTTGGCTCGCCCACGTCGCCAGCTATGAGGCCGTCCAGTGTGTCGAAGGAATGTTCACCAAGCACAAGCCGAAGAAAGTCGGCGTGTTCCCAGGTTGCACCTACTGTCATCCTCAGGTCGCCAGCATCGGTCTGACCGAGCGTGCCGCGAAGGAAAAAGGCCTCAAGTTCAAGGTCGGCAAGTTCCCCTACGTCGCCAGTGGCAAGGCCCTCGCCGCCGCCGAGCCGGAAGGTTTCGTCAAAATCCTTTACGGTGAGCCTCATGGTGAGATCATCGGCGCCCACATCATCGGTAGCGAAAGCACCGAGATGATCGCCGAGATCGGTCTGGCCATGAATCTGGAAGCCACCTGGGACGAGATCGAAGCCACCATCCACGCTCACCCCACGCTGAGCGAGATGGTCAAAGAAGCCACCGAAGTGGCCAAGGGGCATCCGATCCACGTGTAA
- a CDS encoding class I tRNA ligase family protein, giving the protein MKPYYITTAIDYTNAPPHIGHAYEKVLADVMARFQRLNGREVYFLTGVDQHGQKVQKSADKAGLTPQAFVDGVTEHFLALWDKLNVRYDGWAATTDPTHKKVVQAMLQKLHDCGQLYKQAYTGFYSVRQEQFLTDKERGADGSFGEEWGEVVELQEENWYFRLSDHVEWLKNYIKTHPDFIFPTHRASAVLNALEGTPQDLCISRPIERLSWGIPLPFDERFVNYVWFDALTNYISFAGYLADECGNTDLPDFSKLWPSEAHVIGKDILVPAHAVYWPIMLHALGFSDDQIPRLIVHGWWNVKGAKMSKSLGNVIDPNVLAGTFTPDGLRYYLMRDIATGYDSDFSDERIIMSYNKELAGGLGNLLNRSINMAQKYRSGVLTPGSYDDAENAALRQTVAEALPAYLESMEGWGIHDGIAAAWKIVTAANAYVDSTKPFSLAKDPEQAARLDSVLYHLAESWVHISVLLNPIMPTAMATARAQIGWEMPEAFQLSDLKWGMLKDGHQLGAPVPLFPRLEIATAE; this is encoded by the coding sequence GTGAAGCCCTACTACATCACCACCGCCATCGACTACACGAATGCGCCGCCGCACATCGGCCACGCCTATGAAAAAGTGTTGGCGGACGTGATGGCTCGCTTTCAGCGGCTGAACGGCCGAGAGGTGTATTTCCTGACGGGTGTGGACCAGCATGGGCAGAAGGTGCAGAAGAGCGCCGATAAAGCTGGGCTTACGCCTCAGGCTTTCGTGGATGGTGTCACCGAGCATTTCCTAGCGCTTTGGGATAAACTCAATGTTCGTTATGACGGCTGGGCTGCCACGACAGATCCCACGCACAAGAAAGTGGTGCAGGCGATGCTGCAAAAGCTGCACGATTGCGGGCAGCTCTACAAACAAGCTTACACGGGCTTCTACAGCGTGCGTCAGGAACAGTTCCTCACCGACAAGGAACGCGGTGCTGATGGCAGTTTCGGTGAGGAGTGGGGTGAGGTGGTCGAACTCCAGGAGGAGAATTGGTATTTTCGCCTGAGTGATCACGTGGAGTGGCTGAAGAATTACATCAAGACCCACCCCGATTTCATCTTCCCGACTCACCGTGCAAGCGCGGTGCTGAATGCGCTGGAAGGCACTCCACAAGACCTGTGCATCAGCCGTCCGATTGAGCGCCTGAGCTGGGGCATTCCGTTGCCCTTCGATGAACGATTTGTGAACTATGTCTGGTTCGACGCCCTAACCAACTACATCAGCTTCGCCGGTTATCTTGCCGATGAATGCGGCAACACGGACCTGCCTGATTTCAGCAAGCTCTGGCCATCTGAGGCTCACGTCATTGGCAAGGACATCCTGGTGCCTGCTCATGCCGTTTACTGGCCGATCATGCTGCATGCGCTTGGATTCAGCGATGACCAGATCCCTCGCCTGATCGTCCACGGCTGGTGGAACGTTAAAGGAGCGAAGATGAGCAAGAGCTTGGGCAATGTCATTGATCCCAATGTGCTCGCCGGCACCTTCACGCCCGATGGGCTGCGCTATTACCTGATGCGCGATATCGCCACGGGCTACGACAGCGACTTCAGTGATGAGCGCATCATCATGTCGTATAACAAAGAGCTCGCCGGTGGCCTGGGCAACCTGCTCAACCGCAGCATCAACATGGCGCAGAAATATCGCAGTGGCGTGCTGACCCCTGGTAGCTACGACGATGCGGAGAATGCAGCTCTGCGACAGACGGTGGCGGAGGCTCTGCCTGCCTACCTGGAAAGCATGGAAGGCTGGGGCATCCACGATGGCATCGCTGCCGCGTGGAAGATCGTTACGGCCGCCAATGCCTATGTGGATAGCACGAAGCCTTTCTCTCTGGCGAAAGACCCTGAGCAGGCGGCCCGCCTGGACAGCGTGCTCTATCATCTGGCCGAGTCCTGGGTGCACATCAGCGTGCTGCTGAATCCGATCATGCCGACCGCCATGGCCACCGCCCGTGCCCAAATCGGCTGGGAGATGCCCGAAGCTTTCCAACTGAGTGATCTGAAGTGGGGCATGCTGAAGGACGGTCATCAACTGGGTGCGCCGGTGCCGCTATTCCCACGTTTGGAGATCGCCACTGCGGAGTAA
- the waaF gene encoding lipopolysaccharide heptosyltransferase II, protein MGKASKKKHRNKTLERISQWLVYAFFRCIEGTLWLMPLELVWYVGRVVGTIGFYVAGKYRRLAKHNLRIAFGRERDEHWIHHTAKKHFQSLFSNVLCGFRLPMMTQAQVEARVKVEGMEHTRKAMAEKKPILYLVCHLSCWEILTQVPTLFVFDRKPATVYQPLRNPFLNDLLIRRRRKLGYTLFNRQDGFTGAMKHMKEGGCLGVLVDQHAGDQGLWAPFFDRLASTTPIAAMMAQRSHGVLMPMAIYDDGPGRWRMVCSAPVDTHEVKQTVDGLTVWMNRSVEQMVRRQPENWFWVHNRWKLPKPRFLLHDYKRGIAFPADYDKSKLQPFELLVRSPNWLGDACMAFPAVRAMKAGRPDCKLTVFGPEKLRELWESQPEVDRYIGKENKEGLFSVARRIKATGIRFDAAILLTNSTRSTLEFWLAGIPRLVGFKGSLRSRFLTQIIKEPKKAPGPPMHHALRYLHIAKSCGANVEPELAKLESREPQAARPVAGPGLKIGICAGAEYGQAKRWPMDRFAAVMQQVSSLHADAAWTFYGAPGEAKMGEELSLLVGGSVPHTNLVGKTKLSELIQELRSCHLLVTNDTGTMHLAAALGVPTVSIFGSTEPVLTGPLGSQHIVIRHHVPCSPCFKRECPLGHYECMTKVTPEQVAEAVEKQLAVVG, encoded by the coding sequence ATGGGCAAGGCCTCCAAAAAGAAACATCGCAACAAGACACTCGAACGCATCAGCCAGTGGCTGGTGTATGCCTTCTTTCGCTGCATCGAAGGCACACTCTGGCTGATGCCTCTGGAGTTGGTCTGGTATGTGGGTCGTGTGGTCGGCACGATTGGTTTTTACGTGGCCGGGAAATACCGTCGTTTGGCGAAGCATAACCTACGCATCGCTTTCGGTCGTGAGAGGGATGAACACTGGATTCACCACACGGCCAAAAAGCATTTCCAATCGCTGTTTTCCAATGTGCTGTGCGGCTTCCGCCTGCCCATGATGACGCAGGCCCAGGTGGAGGCCCGGGTGAAGGTGGAAGGCATGGAGCACACCCGCAAGGCGATGGCGGAGAAGAAACCCATCCTCTACCTCGTCTGCCATCTGAGCTGCTGGGAGATCCTTACTCAGGTGCCGACCCTCTTCGTTTTTGATCGCAAACCGGCTACGGTTTATCAGCCGTTACGCAATCCCTTCCTCAATGACTTGCTCATCCGGCGGCGGCGTAAGCTGGGTTACACGCTTTTCAATCGGCAGGATGGCTTCACCGGGGCGATGAAACACATGAAGGAGGGGGGGTGCCTCGGTGTGCTGGTGGATCAGCATGCGGGGGATCAAGGTCTATGGGCTCCCTTTTTTGATCGTCTGGCCTCGACCACTCCTATCGCCGCCATGATGGCTCAGCGCAGCCATGGCGTGCTGATGCCGATGGCCATTTATGATGATGGTCCAGGCCGCTGGCGCATGGTGTGCAGTGCGCCTGTGGACACCCACGAGGTTAAACAGACTGTGGATGGACTCACCGTTTGGATGAACCGTAGCGTGGAGCAGATGGTGCGCCGCCAACCCGAGAACTGGTTCTGGGTGCATAACCGCTGGAAGCTGCCAAAGCCGCGCTTCCTCCTGCATGATTATAAGCGCGGCATTGCCTTCCCGGCGGATTACGATAAGTCCAAACTTCAGCCCTTTGAGCTGCTGGTGCGGTCGCCTAATTGGTTAGGTGATGCCTGCATGGCCTTCCCGGCTGTGCGTGCCATGAAAGCGGGTCGCCCAGATTGCAAGCTGACCGTGTTTGGCCCTGAAAAACTGCGCGAGCTGTGGGAGTCCCAGCCCGAGGTGGATCGTTACATCGGCAAGGAAAACAAAGAGGGCCTCTTCAGCGTGGCTCGCCGGATCAAAGCCACGGGCATTCGCTTCGATGCTGCCATCCTGCTGACCAATTCCACCCGCAGCACCCTGGAGTTCTGGCTCGCAGGCATCCCACGTCTCGTTGGGTTCAAAGGCTCCCTTCGCTCTCGGTTCCTCACGCAGATCATCAAAGAGCCGAAAAAGGCACCCGGTCCTCCCATGCACCATGCACTGCGCTACCTGCACATTGCGAAGAGCTGCGGGGCGAATGTGGAACCGGAGCTGGCCAAGCTGGAATCACGCGAGCCTCAGGCCGCACGCCCGGTGGCAGGGCCTGGATTGAAGATCGGCATCTGCGCCGGTGCTGAATACGGGCAGGCTAAACGCTGGCCCATGGATCGCTTTGCGGCCGTGATGCAGCAGGTGAGTAGCCTTCATGCCGATGCGGCGTGGACCTTTTACGGCGCTCCAGGGGAGGCCAAAATGGGTGAAGAACTGTCCCTGCTCGTGGGGGGCTCCGTACCGCACACCAATTTGGTGGGTAAAACCAAGCTTTCAGAGCTGATCCAGGAACTGCGTTCCTGCCACCTGCTGGTTACCAATGACACAGGAACTATGCACCTCGCCGCTGCCTTGGGGGTGCCAACCGTCAGCATCTTTGGCTCCACGGAGCCTGTGCTCACTGGACCTTTGGGTTCACAGCACATCGTCATCCGTCACCACGTTCCCTGCAGCCCCTGCTTCAAGCGCGAGTGCCCTTTGGGTCACTACGAGTGCATGACGAAAGTGACGCCTGAACAAGTGGCCGAGGCCGTGGAGAAGCAGTTGGCGGTGGTGGGGTGA
- a CDS encoding AEC family transporter gives MLQLDFASILTVVLPVYLTMATGAAVRKLGILPAEADAGMMRLAVKVLTPCLILERVVGNEAVMKPGPVLIAAGLGYALVALGIAISYFAAPLIGLQKHEGRRTFAVTCGMQNYGFVAIPIVTALFPENGTLGVMFTFTLGVEMACWTAGVGLLTGLGNAPWKLAINPPVITILTSLLLNFTGLHVYIPQVIHNTLGMMGACAVPLAVMIIGASIADIWGQERMRWSVAILAPILRQFILPLGFLAAAFYLPLEVELKRILIVQGAMPSAVFTIMIARHYGGHAPTAVQCVIATTVVSLVTAPLLIAWALKVVGV, from the coding sequence ATGCTCCAGCTCGACTTTGCCAGCATCCTCACGGTCGTCCTGCCCGTCTATCTCACGATGGCGACGGGAGCGGCGGTGCGGAAGTTAGGCATCCTACCGGCGGAGGCTGATGCTGGGATGATGCGCTTGGCCGTCAAGGTTTTGACCCCCTGCCTCATCCTGGAGCGGGTGGTGGGCAATGAAGCGGTGATGAAACCTGGGCCGGTGCTCATTGCAGCAGGTCTGGGTTATGCGCTCGTGGCTTTGGGGATTGCCATCTCATATTTTGCCGCGCCGCTCATCGGCCTGCAAAAGCATGAAGGACGCCGCACGTTTGCGGTCACCTGCGGCATGCAGAACTATGGCTTTGTGGCGATCCCCATCGTGACCGCGCTTTTCCCTGAAAATGGCACATTGGGGGTGATGTTTACCTTTACCCTTGGGGTGGAAATGGCCTGCTGGACAGCTGGGGTGGGTTTGCTGACCGGTTTGGGCAATGCCCCGTGGAAACTGGCGATCAATCCGCCGGTGATCACGATTTTGACCTCGCTGCTGCTGAATTTCACGGGTCTGCACGTCTATATCCCCCAAGTGATCCACAATACCCTGGGCATGATGGGGGCCTGTGCGGTGCCGCTCGCGGTGATGATCATTGGGGCTTCCATTGCCGATATCTGGGGGCAGGAGCGCATGCGCTGGTCCGTGGCGATTCTGGCACCCATTTTACGTCAATTCATCCTTCCTCTCGGTTTTTTGGCAGCGGCGTTTTACTTGCCTCTGGAGGTGGAACTGAAGCGCATCCTCATCGTCCAGGGAGCCATGCCGAGTGCGGTTTTCACCATCATGATCGCCCGGCATTATGGAGGGCATGCTCCGACCGCCGTGCAGTGCGTCATCGCCACCACGGTGGTGAGCTTGGTCACTGCACCGTTACTCATTGCCTGGGCGCTGAAGGTGGTGGGCGTGTAG
- the rapA gene encoding RNA polymerase-associated protein RapA encodes MEQPLPGQRWVSDSEPELGLGVVMKAEFARVEIFFPAAGEHRQFAMKTAPLRRVRFQAGDTVKTHDGKSLEVETVEERKGMLFYLGASREVSEAELSDTISFSKPEDRLMAGQIDDLRTFDLRVEAMKRRADMRQSTVRGFCGGRVDLLPHQMYIANEVAGRMVPRVLLADEVGLGKTIEASLILHRLHLTGRAERVLILVPEPLVNQWFVELYRRFHLTFSIYDENRCDVLETEEEGINPFLESQLILCSTSFLAGSPNRAEQAEAAGWDLLIVDEAHHLEWSPEAPSDSYALVDRLASKIPGLLLLTATPQQLGPEGHFARLRLLDSNRYADLSQFLAESEHYEEVAKAMDRLASGKNLTAADEKLFIKKSPHLKEQLAAMKSGEDGAREKLISSLLDEFGTGRVMFRNTRAALSGFPERQANLVPIKAKEEPLEAKVKWLAGLLKELGEEKVLLICRTRKLAEQINEKLLHEVNVHSALFHEGLTLMQRDRQAAFFAEEDGARILLCSEIGSEGRNFQFAHHLVLFDLPEDPELLEQRIGRLDRIGQTSTIHIHVPYIQAGAEEVLARWYHEGLNAFEKNLHGATEIVESLRDELAPLMKDMKATNLKAFIKKSQEQRKLVTKKLERGHDRLLELNSCKPEQAEEVIQAVRAQDADIDFEEFFIRLVDHFGLHVEEHGNRSYVLMPAHLTTDKFPALPDEGLLASFDRTRALSRENMAFLTQDHPIVRGALDLLLGSENGNSSFGLWRNTGSEGLMLETHFVVECIAPASLHVDRFLSSTPIRIVVDHSSKDRRDDAAFIQAKIEKGSPTRLLENAGIKRKIFPAMMSKSKKLAEAEMDKLIAEATEKMKAQLQAEKNRLEDLRQINDHVRPEEITALETQMTALEEAIGSARARLDALRLVLQST; translated from the coding sequence ATGGAACAACCTCTTCCTGGACAACGCTGGGTCAGCGATAGCGAGCCTGAACTTGGGCTCGGTGTGGTCATGAAAGCTGAATTCGCCCGCGTGGAAATCTTTTTCCCAGCCGCCGGTGAACACCGCCAGTTCGCCATGAAAACTGCCCCCCTACGACGTGTGCGTTTTCAAGCCGGTGATACCGTCAAGACCCACGATGGCAAATCCCTGGAAGTGGAGACGGTGGAAGAGCGCAAAGGCATGCTTTTTTACCTGGGCGCGAGCCGTGAAGTCAGTGAGGCCGAGCTCTCCGATACCATCAGCTTCAGCAAACCTGAGGACCGCCTCATGGCTGGGCAGATTGATGATCTGCGCACCTTTGACCTACGGGTCGAGGCGATGAAACGCCGCGCCGATATGCGTCAATCCACCGTGCGTGGTTTCTGCGGAGGCCGTGTGGATCTGCTACCGCACCAGATGTACATCGCCAACGAAGTGGCGGGCCGCATGGTGCCGCGCGTGTTGCTGGCGGATGAAGTGGGTCTGGGAAAAACCATCGAGGCCAGCTTGATCCTGCATCGCCTGCATCTCACAGGGCGTGCGGAGCGTGTGCTCATCCTCGTGCCAGAGCCGCTGGTGAATCAGTGGTTCGTCGAGCTCTATCGCCGCTTCCATCTCACCTTCTCGATCTATGACGAGAACCGCTGCGATGTCCTCGAAACCGAGGAAGAAGGCATCAACCCCTTCCTGGAAAGTCAGCTCATCCTTTGCAGCACCAGTTTCCTGGCTGGTTCTCCAAACCGTGCGGAGCAAGCCGAAGCCGCAGGCTGGGATCTGCTCATTGTGGATGAAGCTCACCACCTGGAATGGAGCCCCGAAGCGCCGAGCGACTCCTACGCTCTGGTGGATCGGCTCGCGTCTAAGATTCCTGGTTTGCTCCTGCTGACCGCCACACCTCAGCAGCTTGGGCCAGAAGGTCACTTCGCTCGTTTGCGTTTGCTGGACTCCAATCGCTATGCGGATCTGAGCCAGTTCCTCGCCGAGTCCGAGCACTACGAAGAGGTCGCCAAGGCCATGGATCGTCTTGCTTCGGGCAAGAACCTCACGGCCGCGGATGAAAAGCTCTTCATCAAAAAATCTCCGCACCTGAAGGAACAGCTCGCCGCTATGAAATCGGGTGAGGATGGGGCGCGCGAAAAACTGATCTCCTCGCTTCTCGATGAATTCGGCACCGGCCGTGTGATGTTCCGCAACACCCGTGCTGCGCTGAGTGGCTTCCCTGAACGTCAGGCCAACCTCGTGCCCATCAAAGCCAAAGAGGAGCCTCTGGAAGCCAAGGTCAAATGGCTGGCCGGATTGCTCAAGGAGTTAGGCGAAGAAAAAGTCCTGCTCATCTGCCGCACCCGTAAGCTGGCCGAACAGATCAATGAGAAACTGCTTCATGAGGTCAACGTTCACTCCGCCCTCTTCCACGAAGGGCTGACATTGATGCAGCGGGATCGCCAAGCCGCCTTCTTTGCCGAAGAAGATGGTGCTCGCATCCTCCTGTGCTCCGAAATCGGTAGCGAAGGACGTAACTTCCAGTTCGCGCATCACCTTGTGTTGTTTGATCTGCCGGAAGATCCCGAGTTACTAGAGCAGCGCATCGGTCGTCTGGACCGTATCGGTCAGACTTCCACGATTCACATCCATGTGCCTTACATCCAAGCCGGCGCTGAAGAAGTGCTGGCACGCTGGTATCACGAAGGTTTGAATGCCTTTGAGAAAAACCTGCATGGAGCCACCGAGATCGTCGAATCTCTCCGTGATGAATTGGCCCCGCTCATGAAGGACATGAAGGCCACCAACCTGAAGGCTTTCATCAAGAAGTCTCAGGAGCAACGCAAACTGGTGACCAAGAAGTTGGAGCGCGGGCATGACCGCCTTTTGGAACTGAACTCCTGCAAGCCTGAACAAGCCGAAGAAGTCATCCAAGCCGTGCGCGCCCAGGATGCGGACATCGACTTCGAAGAGTTCTTCATCCGCCTCGTCGATCACTTCGGCCTGCATGTGGAGGAGCATGGCAATCGCAGCTATGTGCTGATGCCCGCCCACCTCACCACCGATAAGTTCCCTGCCCTGCCTGATGAAGGCCTACTGGCTAGCTTCGACCGCACACGTGCACTCTCTCGCGAGAACATGGCTTTCCTCACCCAGGATCACCCCATCGTGCGCGGGGCACTGGATCTTTTGTTAGGCAGTGAAAACGGCAACAGCAGCTTCGGCCTTTGGCGCAATACTGGCAGCGAAGGTCTGATGTTGGAGACCCACTTCGTGGTCGAATGCATCGCCCCCGCCTCCCTGCATGTGGATCGCTTCCTGTCCTCCACACCGATCCGCATCGTTGTGGATCATAGCAGCAAGGATAGGCGAGATGACGCCGCCTTCATACAGGCCAAGATCGAAAAAGGCAGCCCCACACGCCTGCTCGAAAACGCCGGTATCAAGCGCAAGATCTTCCCCGCCATGATGAGCAAATCCAAAAAGCTCGCTGAAGCGGAAATGGACAAGCTGATCGCCGAAGCCACGGAAAAGATGAAGGCTCAACTCCAGGCCGAGAAAAATCGCCTGGAAGACCTGCGCCAAATCAACGACCACGTGCGCCCCGAGGAAATCACCGCCCTCGAAACCCAGATGACCGCCCTCGAAGAAGCCATCGGCTCCGCACGGGCACGCTTGGATGCCTTGAGACTGGTGCTACAGAGCACGTGA